The Catellatospora citrea DNA segment GGCCAGCCCGGTGATGCGCGCGATGCGCACCGGGGCGATCGCCCGGATCGAGGAGCTGACCCGGGTGCCCTCCGACGTGCAGGACACGCTGCTGACGATCCTGTCGGAGAAGACGCTGCCGGTGCCGGAGTTGGGCGAGGAGGTGCAGGCGGTCAAGGGCTTCAACGTCATCGCCACCGCCAACGACCGCGACCGGGGCGTGAACGAGCTGTCCAGCGCGCTGCGGCGGCGGTTCAACACGGTGGTGCTGCCGGTGCCGGGCACCGTCGAGGAGGAGGTCGAGATCGTCGCGCAGCGGGTCGCGTCGCTGGGCCGGGCCCTGGAGCTGCCGGAGGTGCCGGACGCGATCACCGAGATCCGCCGGGTGGTGACCGTGTTCCGGGAGCTGCGCGAAGGGCTGACCGCCGACGGGCGTACCAAGCTGAAGAGCCCCAGCGGCACGCTGTCCACCGCCGAGGCGATCTCGGTGATGACCAGCGGCATGGCGCTGGCCTCGCATTTCGGTGACGGCACGGTGCGGGCCGCCGACGTGGCCGCGGGCATCCGCGGCGCGGTGGTCCGCGACTCCGTCTCCGACGCCGTCGTGTGGCGGGAGTACCTGGAGACCGTGGCGCGCGAGCGCGACGGCTGGAAGGACTTCTACCGCGCCGCCCGGGACGCGGAGTGAGCACCGACCGGGTGCACGTCTTCGGCATCCGCCACCACGGCCCGGGTTCGGCCCGGGCCCTGGTGCGGGCGCTGGACGAGCTGAAGCCCGACGTCATCCTGGTGGAGGGGCCGCCCGAGGCCGACGGCCTGGTCGCGCTCGCCGCCGACGAGCGGCTTGAACCGCCGGTGGCGCTGCTGGCGTATCCGACGAACGCGGCCAAGGGCGAGCAGGGGCGTACCGCGTCGTTCTGGCCCTTCGCGGTCTTCTCCCCGGAGTGGCAGGCGCTGCGCTGGGCCGTCGCCCACGACGTGCCGCTGCGCTTCTGCGACCTGCCCGCCGGCCACCGCTTCGCGGCCCGCGCCGCCGAACCGGCTGGTCCGCTGGACGGGACCGGCCGAGCGGACCCGACTGCGGTCGAGACGCCCGGTGCGGAGGTCGGCACCGGGCACGAGCCGGTCGTCGGGCTCGCCGCGCCCGCCGGACCGGATGCCGCCACCGAGCCCGTCGTGCCCGCGGCGTCCGGGGAGGCCGTGCCCGGCGACGCGACGCCGGACAGCGCCGAGGAGGAGCTGCGGGTCGACCCGATCGCCGGGCTCGCCCAGGCGGCCGGGTACGACGACCCGGAGCGCTGGTGGGAGGACGTGATCGAGCACCGGCGCGACGTGCCGCCGTTCGCGGCGGTGGCCGAGGCGATGGCCGCGGTCCGCGAGGCCGCCCCGGCGATCACCGAGGACCTGGTCCGCGAGGCGTACATGCGCCAGGTGCTGCGTGCCGCCCTGAAGGAGGGGCACCAGCGCATCGCGGTGGTCTGCGGTGCCTGGCACGTGCCCGCGCTGGCCGGCGACCTGCCGCCCGCGAAGGACGACGCGGCCCTGCTCAAGGGCCTGCCGAGCGTGCCGGCGACGGTCACCTGGGTGCCGTGGACGCACGGGCGGCTCGCGTCGTGGAGCG contains these protein-coding regions:
- a CDS encoding ATP-binding protein; the protein is MTATIDATPTVLRPHAEQLYAAELEALAAADDLPRPPGWRLSPQAVVTYLLGDGKDISAKYIGPRRLMEVAVATLATDRALLLLGVPGTAKTWVSEHLAAAISGDSTLLVQGTAGTPEEAMRYGWNYARLLAEGPTAGAVVASPVMRAMRTGAIARIEELTRVPSDVQDTLLTILSEKTLPVPELGEEVQAVKGFNVIATANDRDRGVNELSSALRRRFNTVVLPVPGTVEEEVEIVAQRVASLGRALELPEVPDAITEIRRVVTVFRELREGLTADGRTKLKSPSGTLSTAEAISVMTSGMALASHFGDGTVRAADVAAGIRGAVVRDSVSDAVVWREYLETVARERDGWKDFYRAARDAE